One Terriglobales bacterium DNA segment encodes these proteins:
- a CDS encoding LptE family protein yields MKIGRPLGKEFCRFVLSALAGTFIILGGCGYHTTTHSDRLPTDVHTIAIPAFVNQSQSYRVEQILTAAVVREFNTRTRYRVLSQTSDAADATLRGTVIQTQAAPLTYDSQTGRASSAIVTVALRVSLVDRKGSVLYDNPNYVFREQYQVSRELSSFFDEETPAMDRLARDFARTLISNVLEAF; encoded by the coding sequence GTGAAGATTGGGCGCCCCTTGGGCAAAGAATTCTGCCGGTTTGTCCTGAGCGCACTTGCAGGCACGTTCATCATTCTCGGGGGCTGCGGCTATCACACAACCACTCACAGCGATCGCCTTCCGACCGATGTGCACACGATCGCCATTCCTGCTTTCGTCAATCAGAGCCAGTCGTATCGGGTGGAGCAGATCCTGACAGCCGCGGTGGTCCGCGAATTCAACACCCGCACGCGCTATCGCGTGCTCAGCCAGACCAGCGACGCTGCGGACGCCACACTTCGGGGCACGGTTATCCAGACCCAGGCTGCGCCTTTGACTTATGACTCGCAGACCGGTCGTGCTTCCAGCGCTATTGTGACGGTTGCGCTGCGGGTTTCGCTGGTGGATCGCAAAGGCAGTGTGCTCTACGACAATCCCAACTACGTGTTTCGCGAGCAGTACCAGGTGTCGCGCGAGCTTTCCAGCTTCTTCGACGAAGAAACTCCGGCCATGGACCGGCTCGCTCGCGATTTTGCCCGCACCCTGATCAGCAATGTCCTGGAGGCCTTCTAG